ATGACGAGGGCCTTCATAGCCTCTTCCCTTCTCGGGGTCTGTACACGGAGCTATTGCCCACCTGAATCCGCTCCCACGCGTCGTCCACGCCAATCGTGGTCTCGGCCGCCCCCAGGAACAGATACCCACCAGGGGTGAGCGCTGCCCGTACCTTGCTGAGCACACTGCGCTTGGTATCGACGTCGAAGTAGATCAGCACATTGCGCAAGAAGACGATGTCGAAGGGACCGCCGGCCGGCGGCAGTTCGAGCAGATTGTGCTTGCGGAACACCACCTGATTGCGCAACTGCGGCGAGATCTCGAAAGAGGGCCCTTGCCGCTCGAAGTGCTTGACGAGCATCGGCGCCGGGAGGCCCCTGTTGATCTCGAGCTGGCTGAACCGCCCTGAGCGGCCCTTAGCGAGCACGTTCTCTGCAATGTCGGTGGCCACAATCTGGACCTTGAGCGACGGAAAGTTGTCAGCGATCGTCATGGCAACCGAGTACGGCTCTTGGCCAGTGGAACAGGCGGCGGACCATACCCGAAGCGGTCCCCGTCCCTTCGCTGCGAACTCGGGAAGGATATGGGTCTTCAGGACGGTGAAGGGATTCAAGTCCCTGAACCAGGACGTCTCGTTCGTGGTCAGTGCCTCAACCACCGACTCGTGCTGGGAGATGTCCGCCCTGAGCGCCCTGACAAAGGCGTCAACGTCGGCCGCGCCGGCGCTGCGGGCGAGCGGCGCCAGCCTGCTCTCGACCAGGTACTCCTTGCCCTTATCCAGTTGAATGGCGCTGCGGGTGCGCACCAACGTGGCGACAAAGTCAAAGGTGTCCGCTGCGAGGGTCATGAGGTCACCGCCCTTGGCGCCATACGGTTGGCGACGGCACGAGCGATTGCCTCCGAAACGTCGGTAATGGGGAAGAGCTGATGAGCCAGCCCTGCTGTCGCGACGGCGCCTGGCATGCCCCACACCACAGACGTCTGCTCGTCTTGAGCAAACACACGTCCGCCGGCGTCGACGATAGCCCGCGATCCCTCGCGGCCATCAGCACCCATTCCTGTCAAAACGACTCCCAGTAGATCCGGACCGAAAACATCAGTGGCCGAGCGGAACAACACGTCAACGGCCGGTCGGCAGAAGTTCACCTGGTCACCGTGAGACAAACGCGTTACCACTCGTCCTCTCTCATCGGCCACCAGCAGGTGGTAATCACCCGGTGCGACATAGATCACTCCGGCT
The Demequina sp. TMPB413 DNA segment above includes these coding regions:
- a CDS encoding protein-glutamate O-methyltransferase CheR, translating into MTLAADTFDFVATLVRTRSAIQLDKGKEYLVESRLAPLARSAGAADVDAFVRALRADISQHESVVEALTTNETSWFRDLNPFTVLKTHILPEFAAKGRGPLRVWSAACSTGQEPYSVAMTIADNFPSLKVQIVATDIAENVLAKGRSGRFSQLEINRGLPAPMLVKHFERQGPSFEISPQLRNQVVFRKHNLLELPPAGGPFDIVFLRNVLIYFDVDTKRSVLSKVRAALTPGGYLFLGAAETTIGVDDAWERIQVGNSSVYRPREGKRL